One window from the genome of Mucilaginibacter ginsenosidivorans encodes:
- a CDS encoding TlpA family protein disulfide reductase, whose product MNATKKYFLLAVLLGIGLFSQARSRAKNDTGYYTIGKQAMAINFKHLINYKRTETSFSDFKGKPVILDFWATWCQPCVAMLPKMVRIQKQFGNSLQIILVNQETEERAEAFFSRMQKISPIDLPCELKNTDLFKSFGVQSVPNYVWINKEGVICAVTDHEALTTENISSFIKNDKINIETKPNVAEQPYDYNLPLLSGNNGNVNILQYHSIITGYYSGQVTRYSTPMSKSRYKGRRVMACNCPVDLLYRIAYSSPERPYGFPSSRTIYQIKDTTVYKINPDWKDTTGLFCYELIVPESKATLIYEIMRQDLERYFGFYGTVISKPTKCYVLINRNAKRSEGGPQFEMSNYWIKMKNSPVSRVMDALEHYNQMDIFINETHLDHPIDLDIEGDLRDIEVLKKGFAKYGLELVEEQRPQDYLLLTDNPSTNGR is encoded by the coding sequence ATGAACGCAACAAAAAAATATTTTTTACTGGCTGTATTATTGGGCATCGGCCTTTTTTCTCAGGCCCGATCAAGGGCAAAAAACGATACAGGGTATTATACCATCGGCAAACAGGCGATGGCGATCAATTTCAAACACCTTATCAATTATAAGCGTACGGAGACCAGCTTTTCGGATTTTAAAGGGAAGCCGGTAATACTAGACTTTTGGGCTACCTGGTGCCAGCCATGTGTGGCCATGCTGCCAAAGATGGTACGAATACAAAAGCAATTTGGCAACTCACTTCAGATCATTTTAGTTAACCAGGAAACTGAGGAAAGGGCTGAGGCTTTTTTCTCGCGTATGCAAAAAATCAGCCCAATTGATCTTCCCTGTGAGCTAAAGAATACAGACCTGTTTAAGTCGTTCGGCGTACAATCCGTGCCCAATTATGTCTGGATAAATAAGGAAGGTGTTATTTGCGCTGTTACAGACCACGAAGCGTTAACAACCGAAAATATCAGTTCATTCATAAAAAATGACAAGATAAATATTGAAACCAAGCCCAATGTAGCAGAGCAACCCTATGACTATAACCTCCCGCTGCTCAGCGGCAATAACGGCAATGTAAATATCCTGCAATACCATTCGATCATTACCGGGTATTACTCCGGCCAGGTTACCCGCTACTCCACCCCAATGTCAAAAAGCCGCTATAAAGGCAGACGCGTGATGGCCTGTAATTGCCCCGTCGACCTACTTTACAGAATTGCATACAGCAGTCCTGAACGCCCTTATGGATTCCCGTCTTCACGAACGATCTATCAGATAAAAGATACCACAGTATATAAAATCAATCCGGACTGGAAGGATACCACTGGTTTATTCTGTTATGAGCTCATAGTTCCAGAAAGCAAAGCAACTCTTATTTATGAGATCATGAGGCAGGATTTGGAGCGGTATTTTGGTTTTTATGGAACGGTCATTTCCAAGCCAACAAAATGCTATGTGCTGATTAACCGAAATGCGAAAAGGTCGGAAGGCGGCCCCCAGTTTGAAATGAGCAATTACTGGATTAAAATGAAAAACAGTCCTGTCTCCAGGGTCATGGACGCATTGGAACACTACAACCAAATGGACATCTTCATTAATGAAACCCATCTTGACCACCCCATCGACCTGGACATCGAGGGCGACCTGCGCGATATTGAAGTATTAAAAAAAGGCTTTGCAAAATATGGGCTTGAACTTGTCGAAGAGCAGCGGCCCCAGGACTATCTCCTATTAACAGATAACCCGAGCACCAATGGCAGATAA
- a CDS encoding FecR family protein, with amino-acid sequence MADNTEEALRIAMLISKDFKGSINDLEAEELKSWINASEENRVLFSELTGEQAREKQLKQMRRYDTDAAFSRVSGRLTPHIVPLASYRRRIWQLARYAAILLLISGVGFAIFHIRQQHEKRTLTADHPYKNDIAPATNQAQLILSGGTTVALTKEQNKVISAGDLGIQTHNGVLSYKVKDHSAAATYNTMITPAGKTFEMILEDGTQVWLNAGSSLKYPTYFDGTERKVVLNGEAYFAVAHNPKRRFVVEIAGRQVEDIGTEFDVNNYNDNEFPAVALVKGSVKVTNGKNNSILIPGQKADMPGSGIDVSKADLKAFTAWKNGLFAFHNEPVTEMMKIIGRWYNARIVYATDYIPDNTFTGEISNKVAVSKLLDKIALTGIAEFTITGNTITVHPYKPTNH; translated from the coding sequence ATGGCAGATAACACAGAGGAAGCCTTGCGGATCGCGATGTTGATCAGCAAGGATTTTAAGGGCAGTATCAATGATCTCGAAGCAGAGGAATTGAAAAGCTGGATAAATGCTTCTGAGGAAAACCGGGTACTGTTTTCGGAATTGACCGGAGAGCAGGCAAGAGAAAAGCAGTTAAAGCAAATGCGGCGTTATGATACGGACGCGGCATTTTCAAGGGTATCCGGACGTTTAACTCCGCATATCGTACCATTGGCCTCATACAGGAGAAGGATATGGCAGCTTGCCAGGTATGCTGCAATACTGCTGCTGATCTCAGGAGTAGGTTTCGCCATATTTCACATAAGGCAGCAACATGAAAAAAGGACACTGACTGCCGATCACCCTTATAAAAACGATATAGCTCCCGCTACTAACCAGGCACAATTGATACTGTCTGGCGGGACAACTGTAGCATTGACCAAAGAACAAAACAAAGTTATATCCGCCGGAGACCTCGGCATCCAAACCCACAACGGTGTTCTGTCCTATAAGGTAAAAGACCATTCCGCGGCCGCTACTTATAACACCATGATCACCCCAGCCGGGAAAACATTTGAAATGATACTGGAGGATGGTACACAGGTTTGGCTCAATGCAGGCTCCTCGCTGAAATATCCTACCTATTTTGACGGTACCGAAAGAAAAGTGGTACTAAATGGCGAAGCATATTTCGCGGTGGCTCATAATCCCAAACGCCGTTTCGTTGTTGAAATTGCGGGCAGGCAGGTTGAAGATATAGGAACAGAGTTCGATGTCAATAACTATAATGATAATGAATTCCCTGCTGTGGCGCTGGTAAAAGGAAGCGTCAAAGTAACTAACGGAAAGAATAATTCCATCTTAATTCCGGGACAAAAGGCCGATATGCCCGGTTCCGGTATCGATGTATCGAAGGCTGACCTGAAAGCATTCACCGCATGGAAAAATGGTTTATTCGCTTTTCATAATGAGCCGGTTACTGAAATGATGAAGATTATTGGCCGCTGGTACAACGCGCGTATAGTATATGCGACAGACTATATACCAGATAACACTTTTACAGGCGAAATCTCCAATAAGGTCGCCGTCAGTAAGTTGCTGGATAAAATTGCCCTTACCGGTATTGCTGAGTTTACCATCACGGGCAATACGATAACGGTCCATCCATACAAACCAACCAATCATTAA
- a CDS encoding SusC/RagA family TonB-linked outer membrane protein gives MALRNTSIEKVFEDIEQQSSYRVLYSKKIIARAKLVTVIVEKASLETVLSKCFYNQPFDYVVQEQSIIVTPKKNRTGALVPTADSIISIQGHVVDDKGSPLPGAGVRVKGTQLTTVTDANGAFSLSHVKSNALLVITFIGFVATEQPVSNSVDFIIELKQGEQKLSEVIVSTGYQTISAERATGSFVKVDSALLNRRVSTNFIDRLEGVTSGLVFNHNLSGLDPNASPISIRGRSTIFANTKPLIVVDNFPYEGDLDNINPNDIADISILKDAAAASIWGARAANGVIVVTTKKGKINQPLQVSLNSSMTIGEKPNLFYSPNFLDASDFIDLETYLFNKGYYNATLNSKSRRNVLTPVVDILAAERAGTISQSDANARINAFRGQDVRNDFNKYFYRRRFDQQESLTLSGGSTKATYLFSAGYDNDISNLVRNDYSRVTLNENTSYEPVRNLNLSIGIHYATNKLDNNNPGYAGITSNGSAIYPYAAFAGPNGNSLAVSKDHPYSYVSAQTNLLDWSYRPLDELNLANNVTHVNDIRINPSISYKFTNWLTADVRYQYDKQFTENDNIQSQDGYYVRNLVNLYSQVNAGTVTRPIPYGDIYDKGVNDYAASIFRGQLNFNKEFGSKNFVSAIAGLEYQQQITDLSQYRLYGYNSEAASSSPVAYGTVFPAYQNLAPAAAIPYKDSFDEMVNELRSYFVNASYTYNDKYTVSGSARFDQSNLFGVNTNQKGVPLWSAGLSWAINKEAFYQVQWLPELRLRATYGINGNIDRTLTAFNTGRYSVSEITNAPDVYVTNPPNPDLRWEKDRMLNIGIDFGLADRRITGSIEYFHRKGTDIVGYAIIDPTSGFSSYKGNVADMEGHGFDLKLNSRNLNGLLKWNTTFLFSKASDKVTRYNAGVTPVSTIVQSGDGTLDGTISSFFVPIAGHPVFSVYSYKWAGLDPQTGDPMGYLNGAVSKDYASITSSTNTNDLVYNGPANPTLSGSLRNDFSYKAFTLSINIAYEFGFYFRRPSVNYQNLFGLYIGNKDYLKRWQKTGDEQSTNVPSLVYPDNLTRDNFYTYSSVLVEKGDNIRLQDIRLSYDLKTLRIGSARLNNLQIFAYANNLGILWRANKYGLDPDFVNGYPDPKTWSLGLNLHF, from the coding sequence ATGGCACTTCGAAATACTTCTATTGAAAAAGTATTTGAAGATATCGAGCAGCAGAGCAGCTACCGGGTTTTATACAGCAAAAAGATAATAGCCAGGGCGAAGCTCGTGACGGTCATTGTCGAAAAGGCAAGTTTGGAAACGGTGCTGAGCAAATGCTTTTACAATCAACCTTTTGATTACGTTGTACAGGAGCAATCCATCATAGTAACCCCGAAAAAAAACCGGACGGGTGCATTAGTGCCGACGGCGGATTCCATCATCTCAATACAGGGGCATGTCGTTGACGACAAAGGCAGTCCATTACCGGGAGCCGGCGTCAGGGTTAAAGGGACGCAGCTCACTACGGTTACTGATGCGAATGGCGCGTTTTCATTGAGTCATGTTAAGTCCAATGCTTTACTTGTCATTACATTTATAGGCTTTGTTGCAACGGAACAGCCTGTTTCTAATTCAGTAGACTTTATCATCGAACTAAAGCAGGGAGAGCAGAAACTAAGCGAAGTGATCGTATCAACCGGTTACCAGACCATTTCTGCGGAGCGGGCAACAGGTTCCTTTGTAAAGGTGGATAGTGCTTTACTCAATCGAAGGGTCAGCACCAATTTTATAGATCGCCTTGAGGGTGTGACCAGTGGCCTCGTATTCAATCATAACCTGTCCGGCCTTGACCCGAATGCATCGCCCATTAGTATCCGCGGACGCAGTACCATCTTTGCCAATACAAAGCCGCTGATCGTAGTGGATAACTTTCCATACGAGGGGGACCTGGACAATATTAACCCAAATGACATTGCGGACATCAGCATTCTAAAAGACGCGGCCGCTGCTTCAATTTGGGGAGCAAGGGCCGCCAACGGGGTCATCGTAGTTACCACAAAAAAGGGGAAGATAAATCAGCCATTGCAGGTCAGCCTCAATAGCAGCATGACCATAGGCGAAAAACCCAATTTATTTTACAGCCCTAATTTTTTAGATGCTTCTGATTTTATTGACCTCGAAACCTACCTCTTTAATAAAGGCTATTATAACGCAACTTTAAACAGTAAAAGCAGGCGCAATGTGCTTACACCTGTAGTGGACATTTTAGCGGCTGAGCGGGCCGGGACTATTAGTCAATCCGATGCTAATGCCCGGATTAATGCTTTTCGCGGCCAGGATGTGCGCAATGACTTTAATAAATATTTTTACCGCAGGCGCTTCGATCAGCAGGAGTCGCTTACTTTAAGCGGTGGCAGCACTAAGGCTACTTATTTATTTTCCGCAGGCTATGATAACGACATAAGCAACCTTGTGCGAAATGACTATAGCAGGGTCACCCTCAATGAAAATACCAGCTACGAGCCTGTAAGAAACCTTAACCTTTCCATCGGCATACATTATGCAACAAACAAGCTGGACAATAACAATCCCGGTTATGCAGGTATAACTTCCAACGGAAGTGCGATCTATCCCTATGCGGCTTTTGCAGGTCCCAATGGAAATTCATTGGCGGTTTCCAAAGATCATCCTTACAGCTACGTTTCGGCGCAGACAAATCTGCTGGACTGGTCTTACCGGCCACTTGATGAATTAAATCTGGCAAATAATGTTACCCATGTAAATGATATAAGGATCAACCCTTCAATCAGCTATAAATTCACGAACTGGTTGACCGCCGACGTCCGTTATCAATACGATAAGCAATTTACCGAGAACGATAATATACAATCCCAGGACGGATATTATGTGCGCAACCTGGTCAATCTTTACAGCCAGGTAAATGCCGGAACGGTAACACGACCTATCCCATACGGGGACATATATGACAAGGGGGTTAATGATTATGCGGCCAGTATATTTCGTGGCCAGCTTAATTTCAATAAAGAATTTGGCAGTAAGAACTTTGTGTCCGCCATTGCGGGTCTCGAATACCAGCAACAAATTACGGACCTGAGCCAGTACCGGCTATATGGTTATAACAGCGAAGCTGCCAGCAGCAGCCCGGTTGCCTATGGAACGGTCTTCCCTGCTTATCAAAATCTTGCGCCAGCAGCGGCTATTCCTTACAAGGATAGTTTCGATGAAATGGTGAATGAGCTGCGTTCCTACTTTGTAAATGCATCGTACACCTATAATGATAAATACACAGTTTCTGGCAGTGCCCGATTTGATCAGAGTAATCTTTTTGGCGTAAATACCAACCAGAAAGGCGTACCCTTATGGTCAGCCGGTCTGAGTTGGGCCATTAATAAAGAAGCTTTCTACCAGGTACAATGGTTGCCGGAACTGAGGCTGCGTGCCACTTATGGTATCAATGGGAATATCGACCGTACATTGACTGCTTTTAATACGGGGCGCTACAGCGTTAGCGAAATCACTAATGCCCCGGATGTCTATGTTACCAATCCTCCCAATCCGGACCTGCGTTGGGAAAAAGACCGTATGCTGAACATCGGTATTGATTTCGGTTTGGCTGACAGGCGTATAACCGGCTCTATTGAGTATTTCCACCGGAAAGGAACTGATATTGTCGGCTACGCGATCATTGATCCTACAAGTGGTTTTTCCAGCTATAAGGGCAATGTGGCGGATATGGAGGGTCACGGCTTTGACCTGAAACTGAACAGCAGGAACCTAAACGGGCTGTTGAAGTGGAACACTACGTTTCTATTCAGCAAGGCTTCCGACAAAGTCACCCGGTACAATGCGGGTGTAACGCCCGTCAGCACCATTGTCCAGTCCGGTGACGGTACGCTTGACGGCACGATCAGTTCTTTCTTTGTGCCCATAGCAGGACATCCTGTATTCAGCGTGTACAGTTACAAATGGGCGGGACTCGACCCACAGACCGGCGACCCGATGGGCTATCTCAACGGCGCCGTCAGCAAAGATTATGCAAGTATTACAAGTTCCACCAATACCAATGATCTTGTTTATAATGGCCCCGCAAACCCAACTTTAAGCGGTAGCCTCAGGAATGATTTCTCCTATAAAGCTTTTACACTGTCCATCAATATAGCTTATGAATTTGGCTTTTATTTCAGACGGCCCTCTGTGAACTACCAAAACCTGTTTGGACTTTACATCGGGAACAAAGACTACCTGAAAAGGTGGCAGAAGACTGGGGATGAACAATCAACCAACGTTCCCTCTTTGGTTTACCCTGACAACCTCACCCGTGATAATTTCTACACCTACTCGTCTGTACTTGTGGAAAAAGGAGATAATATCAGGCTGCAGGACATTCGGCTAAGCTATGATTTAAAAACGCTGCGCATCGGATCGGCAAGGCTTAATAACCTGCAAATATTTGCCTACGCCAACAACCTGGGGATTCTATGGCGAGCCAATAAATATGGCCTTGATCCTGATTTTGTAAACGGCTATCCTGATCCGAAAACATGGTCATTAGGCCTTAACCTTCACTTTTAA
- a CDS encoding RagB/SusD family nutrient uptake outer membrane protein, giving the protein MKTFYCKTIIGNIIILGLLLTASCRKDALNIKPDQALVVPTTLQDFQGMLDNVVTLNEYGPAMAEIGAGDFYLSYASWQSLSDPFEQNCYIWAKDIYNGETAYDWDSAYQKIFYTNVVLDGLKQININNANQSDYNNIKGQALFVRAFSLFQMAQEFAKPYNAATAKTDLGIVLRLTADVNAKSTRATVQQTYDQIVSDLTEAAGLLPDNPKYLTRASKPGAEALLSRTYLSMSDYPNALKSADASLKVNNDLIDYNKLDSTAYQPLQMFNNEVLYHEVLTLYLSFYFGLADPSLVNSYDQNDLRRVMFFSNNGDGTYSFKGSYGGDLYFFGGLATDEMYLNRAECYARQGDASSALQDLNALLKMRYKTGTFVPVTATGPDDALTKILGERRKELCFRSIRWSDLRRLNQDNRFAVTLSRTLNGQTYTLPPNDPRYVYPFSNDIISLTGIQQNAR; this is encoded by the coding sequence ATGAAAACGTTTTACTGTAAAACAATAATAGGCAACATTATTATATTGGGCCTGCTGCTTACGGCGTCCTGCAGAAAAGATGCGCTCAATATCAAACCTGACCAGGCTCTCGTCGTGCCTACTACGTTGCAGGATTTCCAGGGTATGCTGGACAATGTGGTAACACTCAATGAATACGGCCCTGCAATGGCCGAAATCGGCGCCGGTGACTTTTATTTAAGTTATGCCAGCTGGCAGTCTCTTTCAGACCCATTTGAACAAAATTGCTATATCTGGGCAAAGGATATTTATAATGGCGAGACCGCCTACGATTGGGATTCTGCTTACCAGAAAATCTTCTATACGAACGTGGTGCTTGATGGGCTAAAGCAAATAAATATTAATAATGCTAACCAATCAGACTATAACAACATCAAGGGCCAGGCATTATTTGTCCGTGCATTCAGCCTCTTTCAGATGGCCCAGGAATTTGCAAAGCCGTATAACGCAGCCACAGCCAAAACGGATTTGGGCATAGTCCTTCGTTTGACCGCTGACGTGAATGCGAAATCTACCCGTGCCACAGTACAGCAGACCTACGACCAGATTGTCAGTGATCTTACCGAGGCAGCTGGCCTGTTGCCTGATAATCCTAAGTATCTAACCCGCGCCTCAAAGCCAGGTGCCGAAGCGCTGCTTTCGAGGACTTACCTGTCGATGTCTGATTATCCAAATGCCCTGAAAAGTGCGGATGCTTCTTTGAAGGTAAATAATGATCTCATCGATTACAATAAACTAGATTCGACGGCCTACCAGCCGCTGCAAATGTTTAACAATGAAGTCCTATACCATGAAGTATTGACCTTATACCTGTCATTTTATTTTGGCCTTGCAGATCCTTCGCTCGTAAATTCCTATGACCAAAATGACTTGCGGCGGGTAATGTTTTTTAGTAATAATGGTGATGGCACCTACTCCTTTAAAGGAAGCTATGGCGGCGATCTATATTTCTTTGGCGGGTTGGCAACAGATGAAATGTACCTGAACCGCGCAGAGTGCTATGCCCGCCAGGGAGACGCCAGTTCCGCTTTGCAGGATCTTAATGCGTTATTGAAGATGCGATATAAAACGGGAACTTTTGTGCCGGTGACAGCAACTGGCCCGGATGATGCCTTGACAAAAATACTTGGCGAACGGCGCAAGGAACTCTGTTTCAGGAGCATACGCTGGAGCGATCTGCGGCGCTTAAACCAGGATAACCGCTTTGCCGTCACTCTTTCCCGAACACTGAATGGCCAGACCTATACCTTGCCTCCAAATGATCCGCGTTATGTATATCCTTTTTCAAATGATATAATTTCCTTAACTGGAATTCAGCAAAATGCCAGGTAG
- a CDS encoding MauE/DoxX family redox-associated membrane protein, giving the protein MIRKFIIEAVSFLLIVLFTYAAVSKILDFSNFRVQLGKSPLLDLFASTIAVAVPTLEILISFTLIFKRTRKLGLYASFALLMIFTFYLIVILNYSYYIPCSCGGILQGLSWKAHIIFNSLFIGATALAILIYHEPGATNETTMTFV; this is encoded by the coding sequence ATGATTCGTAAATTCATTATTGAAGCGGTTTCCTTTTTGCTAATAGTATTGTTTACCTACGCAGCTGTCAGTAAGATACTTGATTTCAGCAATTTCAGGGTTCAGCTTGGCAAATCTCCTTTATTAGATCTGTTTGCAAGTACCATTGCAGTAGCAGTACCAACTTTAGAAATCCTTATTTCATTCACTCTGATTTTTAAGAGGACGAGGAAGCTCGGGCTATATGCTTCATTTGCGCTCCTCATGATATTTACATTTTACCTGATAGTCATTTTGAACTACAGCTATTATATACCCTGCAGTTGTGGTGGGATCTTGCAGGGTTTATCCTGGAAGGCTCATATCATTTTTAATTCTTTGTTTATAGGAGCCACAGCCCTGGCTATCCTTATATACCACGAACCGGGCGCGACAAATGAAACAACAATGACCTTTGTTTAA